CGTGCTGCGCGGGCTGTCGGACGTGCGCGTGCCGTTTGCGATCGCACTGACGGGCTACTGGGGCGTCGGCATCCTGGCGGCCTGGGCGCTGGCGTTTCCGCTCGCCCTGGGGCCGGTGGGGGTCTGGCTCGGCCTCGCGGCCGGGCTGGCGGCGGTGGCGGGGTTGTTGCTCGCGCGCTTCCACCGCCGCGAGCGCCTGGGGCTGGTGCGGCATCCGTCAGAGCACGATGAGGCCGGATCGCAACGATGCGGGCGCTGAGTCATGCCCGCAAACGAAAGAGATCGAGCGCGATGCGGTTCGCGAGATGGTCCTGCGTGTTCTCATCGCGCTCTCGCCGTTACGCGCGACCGTGCGGGCTGAGCGGCACGACCGTACTGGCCTGCGGCCCGTGCGGGCTCTCGTCGTAGGCCACCACGAGGCGCACGCGGTCGCCGCTGCTCAGCTCGTCGAAATCGCCTTCCGCAACGCTGTTGCGGTGGAAGTAGATCTCGCGCCCGTCGCTGGTGTCGATGAAGCCGTAGTGGTCGAACAGGCTGCGGATCGTGCCGGTGAGCGGTTCGTCGTGCGTCTTGACCCGGTGGGGGTCCGCCTTGCGCACCGCGTCCTCCAGCCGCCGCACGGCGGCGTCGAAGGCGTCGCGGATGGCGACGTAGACGTCCTCGTGCGCCTGGTCCTTCGGGCCCTGGTGCGTGACCCGCACGTCCTCGCCAGGGATCGAGATGTCGATGCGGACGTCGTAGGTCTTGCCTTTGTGGTGGTGGCGGTGCGGCGCGTCGATCACCACGCGCACGCCCACGATGCGGTCGGCGAAGCGCTGCAGCTTGTTCGCCTTCTCCATCACATTGCGCCGGATAAAGTCCGACGGTTCCATGTTCTGGAAGCTGATCTCGATGGGCAGGTCGTCGTCGGCCATTGCCGGTTCCCGGGAACAGTGAAACGGACGGAGTGAATCAGTCCTCGCGCGCGTCGCGGGGCCAGAGATCGCGCAGCCCAGCGGGCAGGGTTCGGATCGTCTTGTGGATCTCGCCTTCGTCCATGCGGTCCCACATCACCGCGAAGCTGGCGCGCAGGGCCGCCTCCGGTTCCAGGCCCGAGGTGCGCGGCAGTTCCTCGCCCGTGCGGTTCACGAACTCGGCGATGTGGCGCTCCGTGGTCGGCGTGCCGGCGATGTGCCAGTTCTCGTAGAACAGCCCGCGCAGCAGCATCGGCAACTGCTGGCCGAAGTGGACGGCGTTCTCGGGCGGCAGACGGTCGCGGAGCACGTGAAAGCTCGCGCGCAGCGAATGGTAGGCCTCGCGCCGGTCGTCGCTTTCCAGCTCCGTCATCAGCTGTTTCAGCCAAATGTTGGTTTCCTGGATTGTCGTGTCGAAGGTGTCGAGGCCTGTGGTTGTCATCGCGGCACTCCCTGGCGCAGCGGGTTCGTCGCCGACTCTAGAAGCGGCTCATGCCGGATGCAGCAGCAAAACCGGCGGATACTCCCGAAGACGAGGAAGCGGTACCCGAACGCGACTTATCCGGACGAACGAAGACCCCTTCGATCCCTTTGCCCGATTTGCCAAAGCCGCGCCGGCGGTGCGCCCGCCGCCGACGCGTGCAGCCGCCTTGGCGCACGCATACGATGGCGTGTATGCTCTTTCTGGGTGTAGAGACACAACCGGAGCGGCATGATCCACCGACCGCGACGCAAACGCGCGCTGATCACGGGCGCGACGGGGCAGGACGGCGCGTTCCTGGCCGAGCTGTTGCTGGCCCAGGGCTATGCCGTGCACGCCTTCGTGCGCCGCACGTCGGGCTCCAACCTGGGCCGGGTGGCTCACCTGGTGGACGGCTCGCCGGGGCGCGAGCGGCGCTACGTCCTGCACCACGGCGACATGACGGACACCGCCTCGCTGATGCGCGTGCTCGCCGAGGTGCAGCCGGACGAGATCTACAACCTCGCCGCCCAGAGCCACGTCGCCGTCAGCTTCGACGCGCCGGAGGACACGGCGAACACCGACGCGCTCGGCGTGGTGCGCCTGCTGGAGGCGGTGCGCACCATCGGGCTGACGGATCGCTGCCGCATCTACCAGGCCTCGACCAGCGAGCTGTTCGGCGCCTCGCCGCCGCCGCAGGACGAGGCCACGCGCTTCCGTCCGTGCAGCCCCTACGGTGCGGCCAAGGTCTGCGCCTACTGGATGGGCGTGACCTACCGCGAGGCCTACGGTCTCCATCTCAGCAACGGCATCGCGTTCAACCACGAAAGTCCCTTGCGCGGCGACAGCTTCGTCACGCGCAAGATCACGCGCGCCGTCGCCCGCATCGCCGACGGTGAGCGCGAGGTGCTGCGGCTGGGCAACCTGGATGCCGGCCGCGACTGGGCGCACGCCCGCGACGTTGTGGCGGGCATGTGGTCCATGCTCCAGCAGGCGGTGCCGGACGACTACGTGCTCGCAACCGGCGAAAGCCATTCGGTTCGCAGCTTCGTCGCGCACGCGTTCGACGTGGCGGGGCTGACGGTACGCTGGGAAGGCGAGGGCGTCGAGGAGGTCGGCGTGGAGCCGCGCAGCGGGCGGGTGCTGGTGGCGGTCGATCCGGCGCTCTTCCGGCCGCGCGAAACCCAGGGCATGCGCGGCGACGCCGGCAAGGCGCGGCGCGTGCTGGGCTGGGCGCCGCGAACGTCCTTCGCCGAGCTGGTCGCGGAGATGGTGCGCGCCGATCTCGCTGCCGTGCGGCCCCCGGTCGAAACCGTCGTCTCGCCCGGCATCCCGGCATGACCGATCCGCGCTACCCGCTGGAGGGCAAGCGGGTCTTCGTCGCCGGGCACCGCGGCATGGTCGGCCGCGCCCTGGTCCGCCGGCTGGCGCATGAGCCGTGCGAGGTGGTGACGGCGCCCCGCGAAAGCGTGGACCTGCGCCGGCCCGAGGCGGTCGAGCGCTGGTTCGTCCGCGCGCGGCCCGACGCCGTGGTGCTGGCCGCCGCCAGGGTCGGTGGGATCGCCGCCAACCAGCGCCGGCCCGCCACCTTCCTGCACGACAACCTCGCGATCGCCACGAGCGTGATCGACGCGGCGCGCGTCTACGGCGTCGAGCGCCTGCTGTTCCTGGGCTCGTCGTGCATGTACCCGCGCGAGGCGGCGCAGCCGCTCAGCGAGGCCGCGCTCATGACCGGCGCGCCGGAGCCGACGAACGACGGCTACGCCACGGCGAAGCTCGCGGGCTGGAAGCTGGCGGAAACCTGCCGCCGCGAGCACGGCTGCGACTTCCTCACCGCGATTCCGACGAACCTCTACGGCCCCGGCGACACCTTCGACGAGACGGACAGCCACGTGGTCCCGGCGCTGCTCCAGCGCTTTCACCGCGCCAAGCAGGCAGGCGCGCGGGCCGTGACCGTCTGGGGCTCGGGCACGCCGCGCCGCGAGTTCCTGCACGTGGACGACTGTGCCGACGCGCTCGTGACCGTCCTCACGCACGCCGACGGCGCGCGGCCCGTCAACGTCGGCACGGGCGCCGACCTGCCGATCGCCGAGCTGGCGCGGGCGATCGCGCGGGTGACGGGCTTCGAAGGCGAGCTGTGCTTCGATACGAGCAAGCCGGACGGGATGCCGCGCAAGCGCCTGGATGTCTCGCGGCTCCAGGCGCTCGGCTGGGCGCCGGGGATCGAGCTGGAGGCGGGCCTGGCGGACACCTACCGCGCCTTTCTGGCGGGAGATACCCGCTGAGCGCAGGCTTGGTTGGCGCGTCGCTGACTCTTTTTGATAGGTTCCGCGCTCAGTGGTTTGCGAGGGCACGATGAGCGACGAGGCGCAGGCAGGCGGGGCCGAGACGTGGCAGGCGGCGGTCGCGGCGCACGGCGACGGGCGGCTGGACGAGGCGGCGGAGCTGTACCGGGCCGTGCTGGACGCGCAGCCCGAAAACGGCGAGGCGCACTACAACTACGGCATCCTGCTGTTCCAGCAGGGCGATCAGGACGGCGCCGTGAACCATCTGTCCAGCGCCGTGGAGCACAAGCCGGAGGCCAAGCCGTGCTGGCTCGCCTACGGCGAGGTGCTGCTGGCCGCCGGCCGGGCGCGCGCGGCGGAAACGGCGATGGAAGATGCGCTGGAGCGCTTCAGCCCGGACGACGAGCGGCTGAACGAACTCCTGCGGCGGGCGAGTGGGCTCGCCACCCGCGCGGGCGACGACCTTCAGGCGGAACTCGACACCGCGATCGACGCCTACCGCGCCGGCGACCTGGGCGCGGCGGAAGCCAAGGCGCGCGAGATCGCGGACCGCTGGCCCGCGGAGGCCGGCGGCTGGGCCGTGCTGGGCGCCGTGCGCGCGGCGAGCGGGCAGACCGAGGCCGCCGTCGAGGCCTACAACGCCGCCCTGTCGCGCGAGCCCAACGACCTGGAAACGCTCAACAACCTCGGCAACGCGCTGCACGCCCTGGGCCGCAGCGAGGACGCGGTCGCGACCTTCCGGCGCGCGTTGAACATCCAGCCTGAATCGGCGTTGCTGCACTACAACCTCGGCCGCGCGCTGCACGGCGACGGCCAGTTGGCCGACGCCCAGGCGGCCTATCGCACCGCCGTCGCGCAGCGGCCCGGCTTCGTCGCCGCGCTGGCGAACCTGGGCTCCGTGCTCAACGAGCGCGGCTTTCCCGGCGAGGCCGAGGCCGCCCATCGGGCGGCGCTGCGCCACGACGCCAGCTCGGTCGCCGCCAACAGTGGGCTGCTGGAGGTGCTGGAGAAGGGCAACCGGCTGGACGAGCTGCGCGAGGCGCTGGCGTCCGCGCGCGAGCATCTGGGCGAGGGCGATCCCTGGGTCGCGCTGGGGGATGCGCGCCTGGCCCGCCGCGACGGCCGCGACGCCGAGGCGCGTGAACGGCTGGAAGGC
The Limimonas halophila genome window above contains:
- a CDS encoding DUF2267 domain-containing protein → MTTTGLDTFDTTIQETNIWLKQLMTELESDDRREAYHSLRASFHVLRDRLPPENAVHFGQQLPMLLRGLFYENWHIAGTPTTERHIAEFVNRTGEELPRTSGLEPEAALRASFAVMWDRMDEGEIHKTIRTLPAGLRDLWPRDARED
- a CDS encoding GDP-L-fucose synthase family protein; the protein is MTDPRYPLEGKRVFVAGHRGMVGRALVRRLAHEPCEVVTAPRESVDLRRPEAVERWFVRARPDAVVLAAARVGGIAANQRRPATFLHDNLAIATSVIDAARVYGVERLLFLGSSCMYPREAAQPLSEAALMTGAPEPTNDGYATAKLAGWKLAETCRREHGCDFLTAIPTNLYGPGDTFDETDSHVVPALLQRFHRAKQAGARAVTVWGSGTPRREFLHVDDCADALVTVLTHADGARPVNVGTGADLPIAELARAIARVTGFEGELCFDTSKPDGMPRKRLDVSRLQALGWAPGIELEAGLADTYRAFLAGDTR
- a CDS encoding HPF/RaiA family ribosome-associated protein, which gives rise to MADDDLPIEISFQNMEPSDFIRRNVMEKANKLQRFADRIVGVRVVIDAPHRHHHKGKTYDVRIDISIPGEDVRVTHQGPKDQAHEDVYVAIRDAFDAAVRRLEDAVRKADPHRVKTHDEPLTGTIRSLFDHYGFIDTSDGREIYFHRNSVAEGDFDELSSGDRVRLVVAYDESPHGPQASTVVPLSPHGRA
- a CDS encoding tetratricopeptide repeat-containing sulfotransferase family protein, producing the protein MSDEAQAGGAETWQAAVAAHGDGRLDEAAELYRAVLDAQPENGEAHYNYGILLFQQGDQDGAVNHLSSAVEHKPEAKPCWLAYGEVLLAAGRARAAETAMEDALERFSPDDERLNELLRRASGLATRAGDDLQAELDTAIDAYRAGDLGAAEAKAREIADRWPAEAGGWAVLGAVRAASGQTEAAVEAYNAALSREPNDLETLNNLGNALHALGRSEDAVATFRRALNIQPESALLHYNLGRALHGDGQLADAQAAYRTAVAQRPGFVAALANLGSVLNERGFPGEAEAAHRAALRHDASSVAANSGLLEVLEKGNRLDELREALASAREHLGEGDPWVALGDARLARRDGRDAEARERLEGIESDNPRFMEARAFALAGICDRLHDADAAMAHADAGNRLAAGRYQARGVSEKPFLARMDACAARFTRDWVASWSEATADDGRADPVFLVGFPRSGTTLLDTVLDAHPDIYAADETQALNAAALAVDELDGGYPDALAELDDETVAYLREVYFAELDAHFVEQRGEAPPSSDGALVVDKLPLNMADAGLIQRLFPTARVVFMLRHPFDCVLSAYMNDFAPNGAMANFLDLRTSAAFYDRVMRLWEQYREVLDLPVTTVRYEDLVESFEDTVAALLDFLGVGWDERLREHASAAGERGRISTPSYLEVTQPVHTRASGRWARYADHLAPVHEQLAPWARFYGYGAEPAQG
- the gmd gene encoding GDP-mannose 4,6-dehydratase, which produces MIHRPRRKRALITGATGQDGAFLAELLLAQGYAVHAFVRRTSGSNLGRVAHLVDGSPGRERRYVLHHGDMTDTASLMRVLAEVQPDEIYNLAAQSHVAVSFDAPEDTANTDALGVVRLLEAVRTIGLTDRCRIYQASTSELFGASPPPQDEATRFRPCSPYGAAKVCAYWMGVTYREAYGLHLSNGIAFNHESPLRGDSFVTRKITRAVARIADGEREVLRLGNLDAGRDWAHARDVVAGMWSMLQQAVPDDYVLATGESHSVRSFVAHAFDVAGLTVRWEGEGVEEVGVEPRSGRVLVAVDPALFRPRETQGMRGDAGKARRVLGWAPRTSFAELVAEMVRADLAAVRPPVETVVSPGIPA